From the genome of Cryptococcus depauperatus CBS 7841 chromosome 1, complete sequence, one region includes:
- a CDS encoding DNA phosphorothioation-dependent restriction protein DptG, whose protein sequence is MSLKVPKNPLEILTPLLTSHPTPQALQHLHDLCDELLASDETFSVTFSKIPCPEGKNHLFTLHPCYWEIEPGKWEHRDGQRNPYCDLLGGQKQLKAMSRAVHTLSLGVIYLGAKDNEWQERCLTRIEHVLNVFFVDEDTRMTPEVWYAQCQPGENPARGNYGFVIAVRNILLVSQSLPLVQDKLSDALVTQIKDWFKAQTEWMETSEQGKAVRAMNNNHTTWYHAVLASHLTCIDKKKGVSHANQFFDQKMKDHPDPFTFNQYRLGRARPRHSTLFALEPTFIIAALTYSSELEKPSKKIVNYLTDLVNWAKTVEPGDIERPLEEQGRYEARLGWFERMLKRWSGEEIATVDPQGENLWEEGWKKRMKVTWGFL, encoded by the exons ATGTCTCTCAAAGTCCCAAAGAATCCTCTTGAAATTCTGACTCCATTACTGACATCGCATCCCACTCCGCAAGCCCTCCAGCACCTCCATGATTTATGCGATGAACTTTTAGCGAGCGATGAGACATTCTCAGTAACTTTTTCTAAGATTCCATGTCCCGAAGGGAAGAATCACCTCTTCACTCTCCACCCTTGCTATTGGGAGATTGAGCCAGGCAAGTGGG AACATCGAGATGGCCAGCGTAACCCGT ACTGCGACCTTCTTGGTGGTCAAAAGCAGCTTAAAGCCATGTCAAGAGCTGTTCACACACTTTCCCTTGGCGTTATTTACCTTGGGGCCAAGGATAACGAATGGCAAGAACGATGTTTGACGCGAATTGAACATGTGTTGAACGTCTTTTTCGTCGATGAAGATACACG AATGACACCCGAAGTTTGGTACGCTCAATGCCAACCAGGAGAGAATCCCGCCAGGGGAAACTATGGTTTTGTGATTGCA GTTCGCAACATCTTATTGGTCTCTCAATCACTCCCTCTTGTCCAAGACAAGCTTTCTGACGCCTTGGTTACCCAGATCAAAGACTGGTTTAAAGCACAAACCGAATGGATGGAAACAAGTGAGCAAGGCAAGGCTGTTAGAGCCATGAACAACAACCACACGACGTGGTATCACGCTGTG CTCGCCTCTCACCTTACTTGcattgacaagaaaaaaggtgTTTCCCATGCTAACCAATTCTTTGACCAGAAAATGAAAGACCATCCTGACCCTTTTACATTTAACCAGTATCGTCTTGGCCGAGCAAGACCACGACATAGCACTCTCTTTGCTCTCGAGCCCACGTTCATCATAGCCGCTCTTACGTACAGCTCAGAACTAGAGAAACCTTCCAAGAAGATTGTCAATTACCTCACCGACTTGGTAAACTGGGCAAAAACAGTTGAGCCAGGTGATATTGAACGACCCTTGGAGGAGCAAGGGCGTTATGAAGCGAGACTAGGATGGTTTGAGAGAATGCTGAAGAGGTGGAGCGGCGAAGAAATAGCGACAGTTGATCCACAAGGAGAGAACTTGTGGGAAGAAGgctggaaaaagagaatgaaggtGACTTGGGGTTTCTTGTGA